The region GGCGAAGATCCAGTGATCGAGAAGCCTGTCCTCGTTCAGGTAGGGCACGTTCGACACATCCAGCGCTACGATGTCCGCGGCAGCGCCGACGCGCAGTCCGGCATCGCCCTGCAGGGCGGCTGCACCGCCCGCCAGCGCACGCTCGAACAGCATGCGGCCCGTCGACGATCCGGGTGCGGCAATCACGTTGCGCGCTCTCAGCGTCAGGCGCTGCGAATATTCGAGTGTCCTCAGTTCTTCGGGAACGGAGATGAGGATGTTGGAATCAGAACCGACGCCAAAGCGTCCGCCCTCTTCGAGGAAGAGTGGCGCCGGGAAGATGCCATCGCCGAGATTCGCCTCGGTAATGGGGCAGAGGCCGGCGACGGCGCCGCTTGCGGCCATCCGCCTCGTTTCGCTTTCGGTCATGTGCGTCGCATGGATCAGGCACCAGCGCGCATCGACGGGCGCGTTGTCCAGAAGCCATTCGACTGGGCGGGCACCCGACCAGGCAACACAGTCCTCGACCTCCTTCACCTGCTCGGCGATGTGGATATGGATGGGGCCACCGTTCGCGAGGGGAGCGACTACCGCGAGTTCTTCTCCCGTCGCGGCTCGAAGGCTGTGGGGTGCCACGCCGAGCATGCCGCCCGGCAGGTCGCCCACGATCCGCGCGCACCCTTCCATGAGTCGGCCGTAGCTCTCCACTGAGTTTATGAAGCGGCGCTGTCCCTCGATCGGCGCGGCGCCACCGAAACCGGAATGGGCATAGAAGACCGGAAGCAGCGTCAGCCCGATGCCGGTCGCGGCACTGGCCGCGCCGACGCGCTCCGCCATCTCCGCTATGTTGGCATAGGGAGAACCGTCCTTGTCATGATGGAGGTAGTGGAATTCTCCAACGCGCGAAAAGCCGGCTTCGAGCATTTCCATGTAGAGCTGCGCCGCGACCGCCTCGACATGCTCCGGGGTCATTGAAAGCGCGAACTTGTACATGACGGTTCGCCAGCTCCAGAAGCTGTCGTCGGCCGGCCCGCGCACTTCCGCGAGACCAGCCATTGCCCGCTGGAAGGCATGACTGTGGAGGTTCGGCATGCCCGGCACGACAACCGCACGCTGCTCGTCACCGGGAAGCGGCGCGGCACCCACATCGATCTCCTCGATAACGCCGCCCGACAGCGTGAGGCGCACGTCGTTCCGCCATCCTTCCGGCAACAACGCCCTACCCGCATGAATGACCGTCATGACCTTCCCTTTCGTCTCTGTGTAGCGGAACTCAAATTTTTCCGCTTGTCACTCTCGTTATTATGTATATACATTATCTCAACGAAGGAAAGGCGAAAGCTGATGACCGGGAACAATTTTTCTGAAACGGCGATGGGTGGGGCGAGCCAGCTTTGGCGCAATGCGCGCCTCGCAACACTCGACGCAAGCCTGGGCGGGCTTGGCACCGTTGAAAGCGGCGCAGTCGCCGCCAGCAATGGCCGCATCACCTATGCCGGACCCGAATGCGACCTGCCGGCCGAGCTAGCCAAGGCGGAGGTCGTCAACGATTGCGAGGGTCGCTGGATCACCCCTGCCCTCGTCGATTGCCACACCCACCTCGTCTATGGCGGCAATCGCGCCCGCGAGTTCGAGATGCGTCTCGAGGGCGCGACCTACGAAGAGATTGCGCGCGCCGGCGGCGGGATCGTTTCCTCGGTGAAAGCGACCAATGCATGCTCGGTCGACGAACTCGTCGCCGCCGCCCTTCCCCGCCTCGATACGCTGATTTCCGAAGGCGTCACCACCGTCGAGATCAAATCCGGCTACGGGCTGAACATCGAAGCCGAAACAAGGATGCTCGAGGCCGCACGCCGGCTTGGAAGCCTTCGCCCGGTCCGTGTCGTCACCAGCTATCTGGCAGCCCACGCGACTCCGCCCGAATACAAGGGCCGCAATGGCGACTATATCAGCGATGTCGTTCTGCCCGGTCTCGATGCAGCTCATGCGAAGGGCCTCGTCGATGCGGTTGACGGCTTCTGCGAGGGTATCGCCTTCTCGACCGACGAGATCGCCCGCGTCTTCGATCACGCCCGGAAACTGGGACTGCCTGTCAAGCTTCACGCCGAGCAGCTCTCCGACCTTGGTGGTGCGAAACTTGCCGCCTCCTATGGCGCGCTATCCGCCGACCATCTCGAGTATCTCGACGAAAGCGGCGCGCGCGCACTGGCCGCCGCCGGCACGGTCGCCGTCCTGCTGCCCGGTGCCTTCTACACACTGCGTGAAAAGCAGCTTCCGCCGGTCAAGGCGTTGCGCGAGGCAGGAACCAGGATCGCGATTGCCACCGACAGTAATCCGGGCACCTCCCCGCTGACGTCCCTGCTCCTGACCATGAACATGTCGGCGACGCTTTTCGGGCTTACCGTCGAGGAGTGCCTTGCGGGTGCGACGCGGGAAGCCGCCCGGGCCCTCGGCCTCCTCGGCGAAACCGGCACGCTCGAGGTCGGAAAATCGGCGGATCTCGCCGTCTGGAACATCGAACAGCCGGCGGAGCTCGTCTACCGCATCGGCTTCAACCCACTGCACAGCCGTGTCTTCAAGGGACAGAGGACGAATTCATGACCATCATCCTGCACCCGGGCTCCGTACCCCTCAAGGATCTCGAATCCATCTACTGGACCGGTGAAGCCGCTCGGCTCGATCAGTCGTTCGATGCCGGCATCGCCAAGGCCGCCGCGCGCATCGCGGAGATCGCGGCGGGCAACGCACCCGTCTACGGTATCAATACCGGTTTCGGTAAACTCGCTTCGATCAAGATCGACGCCGCCGATGTCGCCACGCTCCAGCGCAACCTGATCCTGTCACACTGCTGCGGGGTGGGTGCACCGCTGCCCGAGAACGTCGTGCGATTGATCATGTCGCTGAAACTCGTCTCTCTCGGGCGTGGCGCCTCCGGCGTCCGGCTGGAAATCGTCCGCCTCATCGAGGCGATGCTCGAAAAGGGCGTCATTCCGGTCATTCCGGAAAAAGGCTCGGTCGGCGCCTCGGGCGACCTGGCGCCGCTTGCGCACATGTCGGCGGTGATGATGGGTCATGGCGAAGCCTTCTTCGACGGCCGGCGGATGTCCGGTGCGGCCGCACTGGAGATAGCGGGGCTCGCATCGGTCAAGCTCGCCGCCAAGGAAGGTCTTGCGCTGATCAACGGCACCCAGACTTCCACGGCATTGGCACTCGCAGGTCTCTTCCGCGCGCACCGCGCCGCCCAGGCAGCCCTCATCACCGGCGCCATGTCCACGGACGCGGCAATGGGTTCCTCGGCGCCATTCCATCCGGACATCCACACCTTGAGGGGGCATCAAGGCCAGATCGACACGGCTGCTGCCCTTCGCACCCTTCTCGAAGGTTCGGCGATCCGCCAGAGCCACATCGAGGGCGACGAGCGTGTGCAGGATCCCTATTGCATCCGCTGCCAGCCGCAGGTGGACGGCGCCTGCCTCGACCTGTTGCGCTCCGTCGCACGCACGCTCGAGATCGAGGCCAATGCTGTAACCGACAATCCGCTGGTGCTCTCCGACAATTCGGTCGTCTCGGGCGGTAACTTCCATGCCGAACCGGTCGCCTTCGCGGCCGACCAGATCGCGCTTGCCATCTGCGAGATCGGCGCAATCGCGCAGCGCCGCATTGCCTTGCTCGTCGATCCCGCGCTCTCCTACGGGCTCCCGGCGTTCCTCGCCAAGAAGCCGGGCCTCAACTCCGGTCTCATGATCGCGGAAGTCACATCGGCAGCGCTCATGTCGGAGAACAAGCAGATGTCCCATCCGGCATCGGTCGATTCGACGCCGACCTCGGCCAACCAGGAAGACCATGTCTCCATGGCCTGCCACGGTGCGCGTCGCCTGCTTCCGATGACGGAGAACCTCTTCTCGATCATCGGCATCGAGGCGCTGACCGCCGTCCAGGGTGTGGAGTGCCGCGCACCGCTGGCGACCAGCCCCGAGCTGCAGAAGGCGGCCGCCGCCCTTCGCGCCGTCTCGCCCTCCATCGAGGAAGATCGCTACATGGCCGACGACCTGAAGGCTGCCGGCGATCTGGTTGCGACCGGAGCGCTGAACGCGTCCGTCTCCGCCGGTATCCTGCCGGCACTGGAAGCGTAATATGGCCGTCTTCGAAACCCGCCAGGGCACATCGCCGGTCATTCTCGGATTTCCGCACACCGGAACCGACGTCCCCGCCGACATCTGGGCACGCCTGAACGACAATGGGAAGATTCTCGCCGATACCGATTGGCACATCCACGAGCTCTATGACGGACTGCTCGACAATGTGACGACGGTGCGGGCGACATTTCACCGCTACGTCATCGACGCCAATCGGGATCCTGAAGGCGTCAGCCTCTATCCCGGTCAGAACACAACCGGCCTCGTGCCGGAGACAGATTTCGACGGAAATGCGATCTGGAAGGACGGAGAATCTCCCCGCGCGGAAGACATCGCCGCGCGGCTCCGCGACTTTCACGCGCCCTATCACGCGGCGCTCGCGGCCGAGATCGAGCGGGTGAAAGCAATCCACGGAATTGCGGTCCTCTACGACTGCCATTCCATCCGTTCGCACATCCCCTTCCTCTTCGAAGGCAAGCTGCCGGACTTTAACATCGGCACCGACATGAGCAGGACCTGTGCACCGGCGATCGAGGCAGCCGTTGTCGAGGCGACCGCCAAGGCCGATGGCTATACGAGCATCCTGAACGGACGGTTCAAGGGCGGATGGACGACGCGCCACTATGCCCGGCCAGAAATGGGTGTGCATACCATCCAGATGGAGCTTGCCCAGTCCACGCATCTTGCCACCGAAACGCTACCCTTTGCCTACGACCCGGCAAAGGCGGACCGGCTTCGCAAACACCTCAAAACCATCCTCGAGCAGATCGAACGGATCGCGCTCAACCTCGAACACTGACCCGGAGGGAACAGGAATGACCAATCCTCGCCACAACATCCGCGACGTCCGCGCGCCCCAGGGCACCGAACTCAACGCCAAGAGCTGGCTGACCGAAGCGCCGCTTCGCATGCTCATGAATAATCTCGATCCGAACGTGGCTGAAAACCCGCACGAGCTGGTGGTCTATGGCGGCATCGGGCGGGCAGCGCGTACCTGGGCGGATTTCGACAAGATCGTCGCAACGCTCAAGGACCTCAACGAGGATGAGACGCTCCTTGTCCAGTCCGGCAAGCCGGTCGGCGTGTTCCGCACCCACAAGGATGCCCCGCGCGTACTGATCGCCAACTCTAACCTCGTGCCCCACTGGGCGACCTGGGACCACTTCAACGAGCTCGACAAGAAGGGTCTCGCCATGTACGGCCAGATGACCGCGGGCTCCTGGATCTATATCGGAACACAAGGCATCGTTCAGGGCACCTACGAGACCTTCGTCGAGGCCGGCCGCCAGCACTATGGCGGCAACCTCAAGGGCAAGTGGGTTCTGACCGGCGGCCTCGGGGGCATGGGCGGCGCCCAGCCTCTCGCCGCCGTCATGGCCGGCGCTTCGTGCCTTGCAGTCGAATGCAATCCGGATTCGATCGATTTCCGCCTGCGTACCCGCTATGTCGACGAGAAGGCCGAGACCCTTGACGAGGCGATGGAGATGATCGCCCGCTGGACCAAGAACGGCGAGGCAAAGTCCGTCGGCCTGCTCGGCAACACCGCGGAAATCCTGCCCGAAATGGTGCGTCGCGGCATCCGTCCGGACATGGTCACCGATCAGACCTCCGCCCACGACCCGGTCAACGGCTATCTGCCGAAGGGCTGGACGATGGCTCAGTGGAAGGAAAAGCGCGTCAGCGATCCGAAGGCGGTCGAAAAGGCGGCCCGCGCATCCATGCGCGAGCACGTCGAGGCGATGATCGCCTTCCAGGACATGGGCATCCCGACCTTCGACTATGGCAACAACATCCGCCAGGTCGCCAAGGAGGAAGGCCTCGAAAACGCCTTCGCCTTCCCGGGCTTCGTCCCGGCCTACATCCGCCCGCTGTTCTGCCGCGGCATCGGTCCGTTCCGCTGGGCCGCCCTTTCCGGTGATCCGGAGGATATCTACAAGACCGACGCCAAGGTGAAGGAACTGCTGCCCGACAACAAGCACCTGCACAACTGGCTGGACATGGCCCGAGAGCGCATCTCCTTCCAGGGCCTGCCGGCACGCATCTGCTGGGTCGGCCTCGGCGATCGCCATCGCCTCGGGCTCGCCTTCAACGAAATGGTGAAGAACGGCGAGCTGAAGGCCCCTGTCGTGATCGGCCGCGACCATCTCGACTCAGGATCCGTCGCCTCGCCGAACCGCGAGACGGAAGCGATGAAGGACGGCTCGGATGCTGTTTCCGACTGGCCGCTCCTGAACGCGCTGCTCAACACTGCTTCGGGTGCGACCTGGGTATCGCTGCACCATGGCGGCGGCGTCGGCATGGGCTTCTCGCAGCATTCGGGCGTGGTCATCTGCTGCGACGGCTCGGACGATGCGGCCCGCCGCATCGAGCGCGTGCTCTGGAACGACCCCGCGACCGGCGTCATGCGTCATGCCGATGCGGGCTATGACATCGCGCTCGACTGCGCCCGCGAAAAGGGCCTGCGCCTGCCCGGTATTCTCGGCAACTAAGTGGGCGAACGCCCGCTTCAATTGGACCGCCCGGACGAATGGCAAACCACCGCCCTTCGTCCGGGCGTTCGCTACTGAGCTTCCAATGCTGGCGATTCACGCTTTTGCCTTGTATTCGCGCACGAAAGGGAAACCAGGTCGATGTGCTGGTCGCGTCCGCGAACAGGATGGCTCCCCAATTCCTCCACCGTTACCGAAGCTGGCAGATCGATACGGTCGCGAAGGTGCTTCGACATGAGGAATTGCCTGCCGAGCAGCCGCGAAATGTTCTCGATGCGCGCCGTCGTGTTGATCGTGTCGCCGAAGTACGCGATCTTGTGATGGTCCCTGCCGATTTCCGCTGTGACGACCGGCCCTCCGTGCAGGGCGGCCCGAAGCACCGGCACTCTCCCGTAAGTCTCCAGCCAGTGCACCTTCTTCTCATCCACCGCCTTTAGAATGCCGAAGAGGCAGCGCACGCAGCGCGCATTCTCCAGACCCGTTTTCATCGGCCAGGAGATGATCGCGGCATCGCCGATGTAGTCGTCGATGGATCCTCTTTGGCGCGCGACGGGTTCGGCCATCGTGGAAAATAGCGCGCTTAGGAACTCCATCGCACGCAGGTCGCCAAACTCCTCCGCGAGCGCTGTCGACCCCTCGAGATCAACAAGAAGGAAGACCCGTTCCTCACTGATGGGCCGGCGATAGCGCCCGACGAGAAGATTGAGGAAGACTTTCTTGCCGAGAAGATCGCGAACTCGCAACGTCGCGGTCATGACCAGCGTGACCGAGAGGCTGTAGGCGAGGTCGGTGAGCGGCGGAAAGGCGGCCTGAACCCAGGGCATCTCTGTTCCACGCATCAGCCACAGGAGCGAGCCGGCAAACGCGATGCCGGCTGTGATCATGACATAGTAAAATGTGAGCTGCCCGATCAGGTAAGCCCACGTCGGAAGATCGTGCAGCCACCGCCGCAATCCGCGCAGGAAGAGTCCACGTTCGAACGCGATCAGCGGAAGGCAAACCGAAAGCGAGTAGAAGCCGCCGAGGGCGGGCGTCCCATAGCGCACGAGGCCATAGACCGAGCCGCTCACGTAGACGACGACGAGAACGGCAAGCCATACGATACTTGATCGCAGTTTCATTTACCCTTGCCGTTCCGGTAGTGTCTGCCGTCTTGCGACCGTGGCCGGCGCTCAGTGCGCGGCCACGGCCTCCTCCGGCATTGGTTCCGCCGCATCGCCGGCCGGTCGCTTGATGCGGAACCAGGCAACGTAGAGCGCTGGCAGGAACAGCAGCGTCAGGATCGTGCCGACCACGATGCCGCCCATCATGGCGTAGGCCATCGGCCCCCAAAAGATTTCCCGCGAGATCGGGATCAGGGCCAGCGTCGCCGCGGCTGCGGTGAGCATGATCGGGCGCATGCGGTGCTCGGTCGCCTCCACCACGGCCTGCCATGGAGGCACCCCCTCGGAGCGCAATTGTTCGATCTGCACGATCAGAATCACCGAGTTACGGATGAGGATCCCGATCAGGGCCAGGATACCGAGGATAGCGACGAAGCCCATCGGTGAGCCGCTCGGCAGCAAGGCTGTCACCACGCCGATCAAAGCGAGCGGCGCGACCGCAAACACCAGGAACAGCCGGTGGAAACTCTGAAGCTGGATCATCAGGATGGTGGCCATGGCGAAGAGCATCAGCGGAGCAACGGCGGCAATCGGCCCCTGTGCCTTGGCGCTCTCCTCGACGGCCCCGCCGACCACGATCGAGTAACCGGCCGGAAGTGTTTTTTCGAGTTCGGCCATCTTCGGCGCCAGCTGGGCAACGATCGTAGCCGGCTGCATCGAACCGACGACGCCGCCCTTTACAGTGATCGTGGGAATCCGATCCCGTCTCCAAATGGTCGGCTGTTCGAGGTCATAGTGAAAGTTGACGACGGCTGACAGCGGAACGGAACCGTTCGACCCGGGCAGCTGAAGGTTCTGCAACGTCTCGATCGATCCGCGTTCGGAACCCTGTGCCCGTGTGACCACGTCGACGAGGTAGATGTCGTCACGGACCTGGGTAACCGTCGTACCGTCTATGATGCCGCTCAGCGCCGAGGCAATGTCCTGCGAGGTGACGCCAAGTTGGCGCGCCTTGTCCTGCAGCACGTCCACCTTCACCACGCGCGCCGGCTCGTTCCAGTCATAGGTCACGCTCGTGAGGTTCGGATTGTCTCCGACGATGGCGGCCGCATCCTGGGCGATGCTGCGGACCGTCTGGATGTCCGGACCGCTGATGCGATACTGCACGGGCTTGCCGACAGGCGGGCCGATGTCCAGGAGCTTGACGTAGGCATCGGTGCCGGGGAACGTGCGCTTGAGGTAGGCTTGGAGCTCAGCGCGTAGCGTGTCCCTCACCTCAAGTCCCTTGGTGACGATGACCGTCTGCCCGAACGTGACCGTCGATGGCTGCACGTCGAAGGAAAGAAGGAACCGGGGCGCTCCCTGTCCGACATAGCTGGACCAGTGATCGACCGCATCGTTGCCGGCCAGCATCTCCTTCTCGAACTGCGCCATCTGGCGGTCCGTTTCGGCGATCGAGCCGTTTTGCGGCAAACTCCAGTCGACGACGAGTTCGGGGCGGTCCGAGGACGGGAAGAACTGCTGCTGGACAAACCCCATGCCGACAACGGAACCGCCGAACGCGATGAGTGTGACGGCGATCGTGATCCAGCGGAACCGCATCGCCACGGTGAGCATCCGGGAGAAGGCGGCGGCGAACCAGCCCTTGTGCTCGTGGTGCTTGGCCATGGATTTAGGAAGCAGCGTGACGCCGAGCAGGGGCGTAAACAGGACCGCCACGATCCACGACACGACAAGCGAAACGGCAATCACCACGAAAAGGGTAAAGGTGAACTCGCCGGCGGCGCTGTTGTTGAGACCGATCGGGATGAAACCGGCGACCGTCACCAGTGTCCCCGTGAGCATGGGGAAGGCGGTGGACGTATAGACGTAGGTTGCGGCCTTGCGCAGGTCGTCGCCTGCCTCGAGACGCGCGACCATCATTTCCACGGCGATCATCGCGTCATCGACGAGAAGTCCCAGCGCGATGATAAGCGCTCCGAGCGAGATGCGCTGCAGCGAGATCCCGGTATAGGCCATGACGAGGAAGGTGATCGCCAGCACCAGGGGTATCGAGATCGCGACGACGAGGCCCGCCCTGAAACCCAGGCTGAGGAAGCTGATCGCAAGCACGATGGCGATTGCTTCGAACAAGGCCTGCGTGAATCCGGACACCGCTTCTTCCACGACGGCCGGCTGGTCCGACACACGATGCACGTCCACCCCGATCGGAAGCTCCTCGATAATGCCGTCCATGCGTTGCTCGAGTGCCTTCCCGAACTCCAGGAGGTTGGCACCGGTCTTCATGCCAATGGCAAGGCCGATGGCAGGCTCGCCATTGAAGCGGAAGAACGAAGACGCGGGATCGACGTAGTCGCGCCGGATGGTCGCCACGTCGGTCAGGGGAAAGAACCGGTCGTTGACCCTGAGGTTGATCCCGCTGAGGCTTTCCTCAGACGTGAACTGGCCGCTGACACGCAGGGCGATCTGCTCCGGACCGGCCTGGACGAAGCCCGATTGAGTGACCGCGTTCTGGGCCTGGAGCGTGGTCAAGATTGCCTGCTGGTCGATCCCCAGGGCAGCGATCTTGCGGGTCGAGAACTCGAGATAGATCACCTCGTCCTGCGCGCCGACAATATCCACCTTGCCGACGTCAGGCACCGTCAGCACCTTGGCACGGGCCTCCTCGACCTGGTCCCGAAGCTGCCTGTGGCTCAATCCGTCGCTGGTAAAGGCAAAGATGTTGCCAAAAACGTCGCCGAAGCGGTCGTTGAAGAACGGTCCGACGACACCGGAGGGAAAATCACCCTGGATGTCGCCGATCATGTTGCGGATGCGCAACCATGTGGCGGGGACGTCTTCTGCCTTGGTCGTCGCGAGCAGTTCGACGAAGACCGTCGTCTGTCCCGCAATGGTGATGCTCTTCGTGTAGTCGAGAGAATCGAGCTCCTCGACCTTCTTTTCGATCCGCTCGGTAACCTGCTTCGTCACCTCCTCGGCGGAAGCGCCCGGCCACTGTGCCTGGATCACCATGGTCTTGATGGTGAAGTTGGGATCTTCCTCCCTGCCGAGGCCAACATAGGACACGGCCCCGGCGATCAGGAAGACGATCATGAAGTACCAGACGAGCGAACGGTGTTCCAACGCCCAGTCGGAAAGATTAAACGACTTCACTGATTGCGCTCCTGCTCTATTCTCACTTGCTGGCCTTCCGCGAGCCGGTTGACACCGGCGACGGCGACGCGGTCCCCCTCCTTGAGGCCGGACAGGATGGCAATCGACGCGCCATTTCCTGCCTCGATCGTCACTGATCGTTTTGCTACCGTCTTCTTGTCGGGATCGACGATCCAGACGCTTGCCTTCGCCCCCTCGCGAAGGATCGCGGCCTCGGGCAATGAAATGACCGGCGCTCCCTGTGTCGCCGGCACGACCGAGACGACGGAGCCGAGGCGGAAGGCTTCCGGCGGGCTGTCCAGGGTGATCTTGACGCGTCTCGTACGTGTCGTTGCGTCCGATTCCGGCGCGATTTCCCGCACCATTCCCGTGGTCCTGATCGAGGGATCCAGTTGAAGCATGACCGTGAACGGCAGGCCCTTCGTCAGTCCGGAAATCTCGTCCTCGGGCACGTCGACCACCACGTCGCGCAGATCCGGGCGGGCAATGGTGATCGCCGTCTGGCCGGCGGAAACGACCTGACCGACCTCGACGGAGGTGCCCGTCACAACCCCGTCGAACTCGGCTTCCAGCCAGGCATACCCCAGCTGGTCCCTGGCCTTGTCGAGATTGGCTCGCGCCTTGGCCACCTCGGCCGTGGCGCTGGCGTTCGCCTGTTCCGCGCTTTCCAGCGCGGCCTGGCTGGCGCTGTTGATTGCCGCGAGCTTTCGCTGCCTCTGCTCGATGACGGAAGCGTTGACGAGCTGGGCCTCGGCGCTCGAGAGATCCGCCTCGCCGCTCTTCACGGCGAGTTCGAGCGCGAGCGGATCAATCGAAGCGATGACCTGGCCTTTTGTCACGGAGTCACCGACATTGACGTCCCTTCGCATTATTCGGCCAAGGACACGGAATCCGAGGTCTGCCTGGATGCGGGCCTCGACCACGCCGGCAAGGCGGAGGTCGTGAACTGGCCGGGAGGCGGCGACGACCGACATGACGGGACGAGGTTTGACGGGGGCGGCTGCCTCCCCTTCCGAATCGCATCCTGCGAGCGCGAGCGGCAGGATTGTGAGCAATACCGTTGTGAAGCGGCCGTTCATTGCGCGTCCTTTCCAATGATGGAGACTGCTTCTCCCGGCGCGAGCAGCTTGGCGCCGTCGGTCACGACAAGGTCCTTCGGACGAAGGCCGCCCGTGACGGTAAACCTCTCGGTTTCATAGTCCCCGACCTCGACCTTGCGGAGCGAGACCGTCTTGGTGCCGGGATCGATCAGCCAGACAGCGGGCTCGCCGCCTACGGAGGCCATGGCGCTCCACGGCAGCACGATCAGCTCGCGCGGCGTATAGGAGAAGACGCCGCTGACCGCCGCGCCCAGAGGCATGCTATCGCTTTTATCGGCCAGGTCGGCCTTCAAGCGTATGGTACCCGTTGCAGCGTTGATCGTCGGCGCGACTTCCCGCACGGGCGCGGCAATCACCCGCGTCCGGTCGGAAAGCAGGGAGACCCCTATCTTGCTGTCGCGCTCGTTGCGAAGCAGCAGGCCCTCGAATACATCGAAGACCGCATCGCGCGGTCCGTCGTGTGCCAGCGTGAAAATGGATTCGGCCGCCTGAACCACCTGACCGACCTCGGCGTTGCGCGCCGTGATGACGCCGTCGCCGTCAGCATGCAGCTCCGTGTAGGTTAGCGCATCAACGGCCGTTGCGAGCCCTGTCCTCGCCACGTCGAGCGCTGCCTTCGCCGTGCGGTAGGTTTCTTCCGCATTGTCGTAGGTTTCCTGGGTACTCACCTTGCTCGCCAGCAGGGACTTCTGCCGCTCCAACGAGAGGGATGCCTGCCTGTATTGTGCTTCTGCGGACTGAACGGTGGCTTTGGCAACGGCGACGTCGGCGCGCTGCTCCTTCGGATCGATCCTCGCCAGCAGATCACCCGCCTTAACATGGTCACCGACGTTGACGGTCCGTTCGGCGATACGGCCGGCGACACGGAATGACAGCTCCGATGCGACCCGTGCCTTCACCTCACCGGACAGGGTGGCGCTGGTCGTGTAGGTGGCGCTCGCCACTTCCTGGGCACCGACAAGCTGCGGGATTGTCTTGGCTTCTTCCTCTTGCGGACTGCAAGCGGCGAGCAAGAGCGCCGCGGCGCTCGCGCCGAGAATATTTTTTGCAACTTTCATCTGGTCGACCGTATTGGCGTGGAACGTGGGAGGTACTGTCAGGACCGTCAATACGTTTGACTGACTCGTAAGTCAATGAAATAATGTTTCGAGATTTTGCCACATCGCGTATCACCTTACGGGGAGGCAAGGAGCAAGATGACAGACAAAAAGCAGGCGGGCGTCAGGGCTCAACGCAAGGCGGAGCGACCCGGGGAAATTCTAGACGCGGCCTTCGAGGAGTTCGTGGAAAACGGCTATGCCGCGACAAGGGTCGAGGACATTGCCGCCCGCATCGGCGTGACCAAGGGTACGGTCTATTTCTACTTCGAGACCAAGGAAATCCTGTTCGAGGAAATGCTTCGGCACATCTCGGTTCCGTTTTCGGACCTGAAA is a window of Sinorhizobium sp. BG8 DNA encoding:
- a CDS encoding efflux RND transporter periplasmic adaptor subunit, whose protein sequence is MNGRFTTVLLTILPLALAGCDSEGEAAAPVKPRPVMSVVAASRPVHDLRLAGVVEARIQADLGFRVLGRIMRRDVNVGDSVTKGQVIASIDPLALELAVKSGEADLSSAEAQLVNASVIEQRQRKLAAINSASQAALESAEQANASATAEVAKARANLDKARDQLGYAWLEAEFDGVVTGTSVEVGQVVSAGQTAITIARPDLRDVVVDVPEDEISGLTKGLPFTVMLQLDPSIRTTGMVREIAPESDATTRTRRVKITLDSPPEAFRLGSVVSVVPATQGAPVISLPEAAILREGAKASVWIVDPDKKTVAKRSVTIEAGNGASIAILSGLKEGDRVAVAGVNRLAEGQQVRIEQERNQ
- a CDS encoding efflux RND transporter periplasmic adaptor subunit, translated to MKVAKNILGASAAALLLAACSPQEEEAKTIPQLVGAQEVASATYTTSATLSGEVKARVASELSFRVAGRIAERTVNVGDHVKAGDLLARIDPKEQRADVAVAKATVQSAEAQYRQASLSLERQKSLLASKVSTQETYDNAEETYRTAKAALDVARTGLATAVDALTYTELHADGDGVITARNAEVGQVVQAAESIFTLAHDGPRDAVFDVFEGLLLRNERDSKIGVSLLSDRTRVIAAPVREVAPTINAATGTIRLKADLADKSDSMPLGAAVSGVFSYTPRELIVLPWSAMASVGGEPAVWLIDPGTKTVSLRKVEVGDYETERFTVTGGLRPKDLVVTDGAKLLAPGEAVSIIGKDAQ
- a CDS encoding adenylate/guanylate cyclase domain-containing protein, encoding MKLRSSIVWLAVLVVVYVSGSVYGLVRYGTPALGGFYSLSVCLPLIAFERGLFLRGLRRWLHDLPTWAYLIGQLTFYYVMITAGIAFAGSLLWLMRGTEMPWVQAAFPPLTDLAYSLSVTLVMTATLRVRDLLGKKVFLNLLVGRYRRPISEERVFLLVDLEGSTALAEEFGDLRAMEFLSALFSTMAEPVARQRGSIDDYIGDAAIISWPMKTGLENARCVRCLFGILKAVDEKKVHWLETYGRVPVLRAALHGGPVVTAEIGRDHHKIAYFGDTINTTARIENISRLLGRQFLMSKHLRDRIDLPASVTVEELGSHPVRGRDQHIDLVSLSCANTRQKRESPALEAQ
- a CDS encoding efflux RND transporter permease subunit, whose amino-acid sequence is MKSFNLSDWALEHRSLVWYFMIVFLIAGAVSYVGLGREEDPNFTIKTMVIQAQWPGASAEEVTKQVTERIEKKVEELDSLDYTKSITIAGQTTVFVELLATTKAEDVPATWLRIRNMIGDIQGDFPSGVVGPFFNDRFGDVFGNIFAFTSDGLSHRQLRDQVEEARAKVLTVPDVGKVDIVGAQDEVIYLEFSTRKIAALGIDQQAILTTLQAQNAVTQSGFVQAGPEQIALRVSGQFTSEESLSGINLRVNDRFFPLTDVATIRRDYVDPASSFFRFNGEPAIGLAIGMKTGANLLEFGKALEQRMDGIIEELPIGVDVHRVSDQPAVVEEAVSGFTQALFEAIAIVLAISFLSLGFRAGLVVAISIPLVLAITFLVMAYTGISLQRISLGALIIALGLLVDDAMIAVEMMVARLEAGDDLRKAATYVYTSTAFPMLTGTLVTVAGFIPIGLNNSAAGEFTFTLFVVIAVSLVVSWIVAVLFTPLLGVTLLPKSMAKHHEHKGWFAAAFSRMLTVAMRFRWITIAVTLIAFGGSVVGMGFVQQQFFPSSDRPELVVDWSLPQNGSIAETDRQMAQFEKEMLAGNDAVDHWSSYVGQGAPRFLLSFDVQPSTVTFGQTVIVTKGLEVRDTLRAELQAYLKRTFPGTDAYVKLLDIGPPVGKPVQYRISGPDIQTVRSIAQDAAAIVGDNPNLTSVTYDWNEPARVVKVDVLQDKARQLGVTSQDIASALSGIIDGTTVTQVRDDIYLVDVVTRAQGSERGSIETLQNLQLPGSNGSVPLSAVVNFHYDLEQPTIWRRDRIPTITVKGGVVGSMQPATIVAQLAPKMAELEKTLPAGYSIVVGGAVEESAKAQGPIAAVAPLMLFAMATILMIQLQSFHRLFLVFAVAPLALIGVVTALLPSGSPMGFVAILGILALIGILIRNSVILIVQIEQLRSEGVPPWQAVVEATEHRMRPIMLTAAAATLALIPISREIFWGPMAYAMMGGIVVGTILTLLFLPALYVAWFRIKRPAGDAAEPMPEEAVAAH